One genomic region from Thalassotalea sp. PS06 encodes:
- a CDS encoding Maf family protein: MLYLASKSPRRQELLSQLGVEFQLIDGSVEEFPVVGETPEQYVVRLAREKSAAGQKNLDSSALVLGSDTIVVVDDTVLEKPQDYDDFRRMFIRLSGNRHRVLTAVAVRCAERLEEVLVESSVYFRSIDEQEMLAYWQTTEPCDKAGGYAIQGIGGKFVTRIDGSYSAIVGLPLYETEQVLNRFLK, translated from the coding sequence ATGTTATATCTCGCTTCAAAATCGCCAAGGCGACAGGAGCTATTAAGTCAACTCGGTGTAGAATTTCAACTGATTGACGGTTCAGTGGAAGAGTTTCCTGTTGTCGGAGAAACACCAGAGCAATATGTGGTTCGTCTGGCTCGGGAAAAGTCTGCTGCAGGTCAGAAAAATCTCGATTCATCAGCATTGGTGTTGGGCTCAGATACCATAGTGGTGGTCGATGATACGGTGCTCGAAAAGCCCCAGGATTATGACGATTTTAGACGCATGTTTATACGATTATCTGGCAACCGTCACCGGGTACTAACCGCGGTTGCGGTTCGTTGCGCTGAACGCCTCGAGGAAGTGTTAGTCGAATCCAGTGTGTATTTTCGGTCAATCGATGAGCAAGAAATGCTAGCCTATTGGCAAACCACTGAGCCTTGCGACAAAGCCGGCGGCTATGCAATTCAGGGTATTGGTGGCAAATTCGTAACCCGCATTGATGGCAGCTATTCTGCAATAGTTGGCCTACCCTTATACGAGACCGAACAAGTATTAAATCGCTTTTTAAAATAA
- the rng gene encoding ribonuclease G, with protein sequence MSGELLINVTPSETRVALIENGTLQEVHIERNGKRGIVGNIYLGKIIRVLPGMQAAFVDINLDKAAFLHASDIRTRLITADRTEKDDSEKDIRSLVHEGQYLMVQVVKDPLGTKGARLTTDITIASRYLVMMPNASHAGVSQRIDGEQERARLKSIVTPYCDEQSGFIVRTAAEGAGDEEVRHDAEFLRRVWKKVAERKQRKQTKLPLYQDLDLAVRVIRDFVGGGLERIRVDSKLSFEEIKEFTQEFVPEMSPIIEYYPGERPIFDLFDVENEIQRALQRKVELKSGGYLIIDQTEAMTTIDINTGAFVGHRNLEQTIFNTNIEATQAIARQLRLRNLGGIIIVDFIDMTNNEHQKRVLNSLELAMSKDKVKYSVSGFSSLGLVEMTRKRTRESLEHVLCSQCPVCDGRGNMKTVETVCFEILREIVRVNRAYDADKFIVYASPAVSESLNEDEYHHLAELEVFVGKQIKVQAEAMYNQEQFDVVMM encoded by the coding sequence ATGAGTGGCGAGCTTCTGATAAACGTTACCCCAAGTGAAACTCGTGTTGCCCTGATAGAAAATGGCACCTTGCAGGAAGTGCACATTGAACGTAATGGTAAACGCGGCATTGTCGGTAACATCTATCTGGGTAAAATCATTCGTGTACTACCTGGTATGCAGGCGGCATTTGTCGATATAAACCTTGATAAAGCCGCATTTCTCCACGCCAGTGATATCCGCACCCGCCTCATAACTGCTGACAGAACCGAGAAAGACGATAGCGAAAAAGATATCCGAAGCTTAGTTCACGAAGGCCAGTATCTGATGGTACAAGTGGTAAAAGATCCGCTTGGCACTAAAGGCGCCCGACTCACAACTGACATCACCATTGCCTCGCGTTACCTGGTTATGATGCCAAACGCTAGTCATGCCGGCGTTTCCCAGCGTATTGACGGCGAACAGGAACGAGCACGCTTAAAATCTATTGTTACCCCATATTGTGATGAACAAAGTGGCTTTATTGTCCGCACTGCGGCAGAGGGCGCGGGGGATGAAGAAGTTCGACACGATGCCGAATTTTTGCGAAGAGTCTGGAAAAAAGTTGCTGAGCGAAAGCAACGTAAACAAACCAAACTGCCTCTTTACCAGGATCTTGACCTCGCGGTTCGGGTTATTCGTGATTTTGTCGGTGGCGGCCTGGAGCGAATTCGGGTTGACTCAAAACTAAGCTTCGAAGAAATCAAAGAATTTACCCAGGAATTTGTGCCCGAAATGTCGCCAATCATTGAGTATTACCCGGGGGAAAGGCCTATTTTCGATTTATTCGATGTTGAAAATGAAATACAGCGAGCCTTACAGCGTAAAGTCGAACTCAAGTCCGGTGGGTATCTGATCATCGATCAGACCGAAGCTATGACCACTATCGACATAAATACCGGCGCATTTGTTGGTCACCGTAACCTCGAACAAACCATTTTCAATACCAACATAGAAGCCACTCAGGCGATCGCCCGGCAATTAAGACTGAGAAACCTCGGCGGTATCATCATTGTTGATTTTATAGATATGACTAATAATGAGCATCAAAAACGGGTATTGAACAGTTTGGAATTAGCCATGTCTAAAGACAAGGTGAAGTATTCTGTAAGCGGCTTTTCGTCTCTCGGGTTAGTGGAAATGACCCGAAAGCGTACACGTGAAAGTCTCGAGCACGTATTGTGCTCACAATGCCCGGTTTGTGATGGCCGCGGCAATATGAAGACGGTAGAAACGGTCTGTTTTGAAATATTACGGGAAATTGTTCGGGTAAACCGTGCCTATGATGCCGACAAGTTTATTGTTTATGCATCTCCCGCAGTGAGTGAATCTCTCAACGAAGATGAATACCATCATTTGGCAGAACTAGAGGTATTTGTCGGCAAACAGATCAAAGTGCAGGCAGAGGCTATGTACAACCAGGAACAATTTGATGTGGTGATGATGTAG
- a CDS encoding YhdP family protein, translating to MKRWLNIWLNRLYKTLAVLLVLFAVLFSAARLFLPYAHTYKASLEDYVNELYDGEITIGELSAGWKNFGPALVVKDVTVSQEQALDLQIQQIDVSLDIINSAQQRAFIAKNFHLIGAQLTVNPQQLIQQQNKQSNTDVQSIVDIFLQKTRRFTVEDSFFVVDKGEQQHTFEIAQMAWLNEGKRHRGVGNIHLQGLADNSAKLLIDLRSGTEQGLAGKMYLQASNLNITPFLDTFLGERGNELASNINFQSWFEVSQGLVTSMRLKLGENSLQWEQGEQPLDLRLTQGQIDWQRIGQGNNFRLQSSPLQLTLNNQPLSPLRLSILQDKGIRHTYVPRISVSEWSQILPVTEGLFEQYELVSQLQLKGDVAQLHVQQRPRYQLASMKMQDFSWKNVGAIPGIENFHGTVTRVNNKIFASVTSSDSELDFGEHFARPIPVTELNANVRVNYGKGFWRLEADKINLDSDELSVDGQMKLASPKNAPMNMALAVKVTDGDVSRAKYYLPLKKMSPALVAYLNQSIFYGNLTEAKVLFNGDLQDFPFTDKSGVFVVDAQIEQSKYQFHKDWPAIENLKANLNFTNNSMMITAHDGRLKGIPTRNVKVGIPELKSAAGMLTVRTPVSTNGERLKALMLDSPLQESVGETLTFINPQGDVSGWFSLDLPLTDTSKAVAKGDVNFTNLSASLNAPAMQFNNISGKLSFENSAIKATGLNMLWRNLPLNMNVDGRIEDNFYQVDLDLAGNWQPQHYQNEIPEPLQHYLSGGLDWQGKLALFMPEEGQFSYKLDINSDLQNADLTLPKPYRKPEGQTLALNAKASGRVSNSNIEVNLGEDLKFFGELLHQQVRFKRSHLILGREKMFLPLEGFHITTDLPQIELQPWYTLVSDILESIPSTAGESSAPSFIQAPERIRGSIAQLQLLDQDLNDVSFNLVDKEAWWLLQLNSDEARSRVKFHHDFARQGIEIDADFIHLMEDIPETEEQLEQEIVEIEEAISEVAFLPEDMPKILFKCASCKYQSLDLGKVNFSLVKTGTNVAKLESFTASRKGFNLNLTGQWLVNDEANITDIQGKFTAKDLGSEMDRLGFGSEIRDSGISSTFSFNWQGGPQNFELESLHGKVSARLDDGYLADVDDKGARLLALFSIQSLVRKLTLDFRDVFAKGMFYNDIKGDFILNNGVIYTDNLRMDGVAGNVTIKGNTNLIDESLDYRMSFAPKVTSSIPIILAFAVNPAAGLGAMVVDEVLQQSEVISVISFELTGTIDEPVFKELERKSRRIKVDDRKPTTEIVSPAPSVGKPVASLPENKQNVKQEGKGKQ from the coding sequence GTGAAGCGATGGCTTAACATCTGGCTCAACCGCCTCTACAAAACCTTGGCGGTGTTGCTCGTGCTGTTCGCAGTGCTGTTTTCAGCTGCACGTTTGTTTCTGCCTTATGCTCACACCTACAAAGCCAGCCTTGAAGATTACGTCAATGAACTGTATGACGGCGAAATCACCATAGGGGAACTTTCAGCAGGCTGGAAAAATTTTGGACCGGCGTTGGTCGTTAAAGATGTGACGGTATCTCAAGAACAGGCATTGGATCTGCAGATTCAACAAATCGATGTTTCTTTGGATATTATAAATAGTGCTCAACAGCGTGCATTCATCGCCAAAAACTTTCATCTGATCGGTGCTCAGTTAACAGTAAATCCGCAACAACTTATTCAGCAACAAAACAAACAGTCGAACACGGATGTACAATCTATTGTCGATATATTCCTGCAGAAAACTCGCCGCTTTACGGTTGAGGACAGCTTCTTTGTCGTCGACAAAGGCGAGCAACAGCACACGTTTGAAATTGCGCAGATGGCCTGGCTCAATGAGGGTAAGCGCCATCGCGGAGTCGGTAATATTCACTTGCAGGGACTAGCTGATAATTCCGCCAAATTACTCATAGATTTGCGCTCTGGCACCGAACAGGGGCTTGCTGGAAAAATGTATCTGCAGGCTTCAAATCTTAATATCACGCCATTTTTGGATACCTTTTTAGGTGAACGGGGTAACGAGTTAGCATCTAACATTAACTTCCAATCCTGGTTTGAAGTTTCTCAGGGACTGGTAACTTCGATGCGTCTCAAGCTTGGCGAGAATTCACTGCAATGGGAGCAAGGTGAACAACCTTTAGATCTTCGCCTGACTCAAGGGCAAATCGATTGGCAACGTATCGGTCAGGGTAATAATTTTCGGTTACAGTCTTCACCACTGCAATTAACCCTCAACAATCAGCCATTGTCACCGTTGCGTCTGTCGATCTTGCAGGATAAAGGTATTCGCCATACCTATGTACCAAGAATTTCGGTCTCAGAGTGGTCACAAATCCTGCCAGTAACGGAAGGCCTGTTTGAACAATATGAGCTTGTCTCACAACTGCAGCTTAAAGGCGACGTAGCACAACTGCATGTGCAGCAGCGCCCCAGATACCAACTCGCGTCAATGAAAATGCAAGACTTTAGCTGGAAAAATGTGGGTGCCATACCGGGCATCGAAAACTTCCACGGCACTGTGACTCGCGTTAATAATAAGATTTTTGCCAGCGTAACCAGTAGTGACAGCGAACTAGATTTTGGCGAGCACTTTGCAAGGCCAATACCGGTCACCGAGCTGAATGCCAACGTCAGAGTAAATTACGGAAAAGGCTTTTGGCGTCTCGAGGCGGATAAGATAAATCTCGATTCTGATGAGTTGTCTGTTGATGGTCAGATGAAACTCGCCAGTCCGAAAAATGCGCCAATGAATATGGCGCTTGCCGTAAAAGTCACTGATGGCGATGTTAGCCGGGCGAAATATTATCTACCGCTCAAGAAGATGTCACCGGCGCTGGTAGCGTATCTGAACCAGTCAATTTTTTATGGCAACCTCACTGAAGCTAAGGTGTTGTTCAATGGCGATCTGCAGGACTTTCCATTTACCGATAAATCCGGTGTATTCGTTGTCGATGCACAAATAGAGCAGAGTAAATACCAGTTCCACAAAGATTGGCCGGCGATTGAAAATTTAAAAGCTAATCTGAATTTCACCAATAACTCGATGATGATTACCGCCCATGATGGCCGGTTAAAGGGGATCCCAACTCGTAACGTAAAAGTTGGTATACCTGAATTAAAAAGCGCTGCAGGTATGCTTACGGTGAGAACTCCGGTCTCTACTAATGGTGAACGTTTAAAAGCCTTGATGCTGGACAGCCCATTGCAAGAGAGTGTTGGCGAAACGCTGACATTTATTAATCCCCAAGGTGATGTCTCTGGTTGGTTTTCTCTGGATTTGCCGCTTACTGATACGAGTAAAGCGGTTGCCAAAGGTGACGTAAACTTCACGAATTTATCGGCTAGCCTTAATGCGCCAGCGATGCAGTTTAATAACATCAGTGGAAAACTAAGCTTTGAAAACTCAGCGATAAAAGCTACCGGCCTGAATATGCTTTGGCGTAACCTGCCACTTAACATGAACGTGGATGGTCGCATAGAAGATAACTTCTATCAGGTGGATTTAGACCTGGCCGGCAATTGGCAGCCGCAGCATTATCAAAATGAGATCCCTGAGCCACTGCAACACTACCTTTCCGGAGGCCTGGATTGGCAGGGGAAACTCGCCCTTTTTATGCCTGAAGAAGGGCAATTTAGCTACAAGCTGGACATTAACTCCGATTTACAAAATGCCGACCTGACCTTACCGAAACCATACCGGAAACCTGAAGGCCAAACTCTGGCATTAAATGCCAAAGCCAGCGGCAGGGTTAGCAACTCAAATATCGAAGTTAATCTGGGTGAAGACCTGAAATTTTTTGGTGAATTACTTCATCAACAGGTCCGATTTAAACGTTCCCACTTAATTCTCGGCCGGGAGAAAATGTTTTTACCGCTTGAAGGCTTTCATATCACCACGGATTTACCACAAATAGAGTTACAACCCTGGTATACCCTGGTCAGTGATATTTTAGAGAGTATTCCCAGCACTGCCGGCGAGTCTTCGGCACCAAGCTTTATTCAGGCTCCAGAGCGGATTCGTGGCAGCATCGCGCAATTGCAGCTGTTAGATCAGGATTTAAATGATGTATCGTTTAATTTGGTTGATAAAGAAGCGTGGTGGCTACTGCAGCTAAATTCTGATGAGGCTCGCAGCCGGGTTAAATTTCATCACGATTTTGCCCGCCAGGGAATTGAGATTGATGCGGATTTCATTCACCTGATGGAAGACATTCCTGAAACCGAAGAGCAGCTTGAGCAGGAAATAGTGGAAATAGAAGAAGCGATTTCTGAAGTGGCTTTTCTGCCGGAGGATATGCCAAAAATTCTGTTCAAGTGCGCAAGCTGCAAATATCAAAGTCTTGACCTTGGTAAGGTTAACTTTTCCTTAGTTAAAACAGGAACAAATGTCGCGAAATTAGAGAGCTTTACTGCTTCGCGCAAAGGCTTCAACCTCAACCTGACTGGGCAATGGCTGGTTAATGACGAAGCGAACATTACCGATATACAAGGTAAGTTTACCGCCAAAGATCTCGGTTCGGAAATGGACCGACTGGGTTTTGGCTCGGAAATCCGCGATAGTGGTATCAGTTCTACCTTTAGTTTTAACTGGCAGGGTGGTCCGCAAAATTTTGAGCTTGAAAGCTTGCATGGCAAGGTAAGTGCTCGTCTTGACGACGGTTATCTCGCGGATGTTGATGACAAAGGAGCGAGATTACTGGCGCTGTTTAGTATCCAGTCTCTGGTTCGTAAACTCACTCTCGATTTTCGCGATGTATTCGCCAAAGGCATGTTCTACAACGATATCAAAGGCGATTTTATTTTAAATAATGGTGTCATCTATACCGATAATCTGCGCATGGATGGCGTAGCCGGTAACGTTACCATCAAAGGTAATACCAACCTTATCGATGAAAGCCTTGATTATCGTATGTCATTTGCACCGAAAGTGACTTCGTCGATTCCAATTATCCTCGCGTTTGCGGTTAACCCGGCGGCAGGACTCGGCGCTATGGTTGTGGATGAAGTCCTGCAGCAATCGGAAGTTATCTCGGTGATAAGCTTTGAACTAACCGGTACCATTGATGAGCCAGTATTTAAAGAACTTGAACGTAAGAGTCGCAGAATCAAAGTCGACGATCGCAAACCCACAACTGAAATTGTATCTCCCGCACCGAGTGTCGGAAAACCGGTTGCATCTCTACCAGAAAATAAACAAAACGTTAAGCAAGAAGGCAAAGGAAAACAATAG